The following is a genomic window from Fusibacter sp. A1.
TTGTTTCCCAGTCACTCATGGTCATGGGAATATGTCTAAGGGCCATATCCTCTGCAATATCTAGATAAGCAGAAACTAGTCTCTGTAGTTGTGCCATCTCTGATTCATTTAGATAATTCTTAGCAACGGATACATCAAACTTCTGGATTTTACCATTCGGTGCAGTTGTCCAACCCTCAAAAGCAAATTTTGTTATTCCAAAAGTATACTCATATCTTTCAATAAAAAAACACCATTACCCGCGGGGTCGTTCCACTGTAGGTACTTATCAGCTTCATGATCGATCCACTTGTACTTATAACCGCTTGTTTTAAGCAATTGAACCAGAATTTCAGCGATTTCATCCTGTTCGCCTTTTAGCAAGACAAGCTCGTCTTTTGTGTAATTGCTTGTGATCACATCCAGCATGTGCGATTGGATTTTGAGTACCGCTTTATAGGACCTTGCGATGAATTTTAGTGTTTTTTTTGAAAGGTAGGTGAACCCTTTGGGTGTAAGCATGTATCTGACTTTGTTGCCGTCGAGCTTTTCTGTCATGACGATGCCAGTTTTGATGAATTTTTTTATTAGTATGTTTACATTGCCAAGCGACATGCCGACTTCGTTTGATATGGCACGCTGCGAAATGTAGTCGTGGTCGCTTATGACTTGTAACATGTTGATTTCGTATTCTTCCATGAATGTTCTCCTTCTGTTCAAGTTTTGAACACCTTAATTAGCATACCATTCTTTGGAGTGCCGTTCAATGAATGAACGGTAAATTCATAGATATTTCATTGTTTTGGTTAATTATGGATGTTGGGTTGTTTTTGTTCATAAAGAGAGGGTAGATATAAAACCTACCCGTACCTTTTTGCTGTTTGGTAAGGGTTGCCATGAAGCCTACCCGTACGTTTTTTGTTTTGGGGTGTGATGGAGTGCTGTGATTATGCTTATTAGTGTTGTTATTGCTATGATACTATCGTTTACGATTCCTACGATGATAAAGCCAATGATTGCAGTGCTTAGTAGCGGATGTGATTTTATGATTGAAATTATAATCACGATGCTCAAACTGATGAGGCCTAAGAGTCCAAAGTTTATGAGTACAGATAAGCCTGTATTGTGTACTTTATCGACGATTGTATCATATCCCATTACACCGTTCGTTTTACCGAAAAGATCAATTTGTGGGTAGTTAAGTGCGAAAGTGTCTGCACCATAACCAAGCAAAGATTTTTTTTGAATCATTGGTATCGTCCTGTTCCAAATAAAACCTCTCTTAGTGAACGAACTTTCATTTTTAAATAAGTCCAACTTATCAACCATTAAATCGCTATTGTTAATCGCAGCATAATTTACAGTAAAGAGATCATAATCCGATTGGTAGTCAAAGTAAAGTCTTTGAGCGGTCGTTTTATCTTCATTATAGGATATGACTTGAACTTTATAGGTTTCTATAAACAGTGCTATTCTAAGCTTTGTAGTGCTTTCTGGTATATCATAATAAATGTAATTTTTAGCAATTTTGCTTTCCACTTCATTATCACTTGAATCAAACACTAAAATTTGCTTACCATCTGGTTGCAATTTAACTACCGTACCGTCTTTCATGGTAATGACCATAGCATTGCTTTGCATTTTGATCGAATCAAATCTACTTTCTTCTGGTGTTTCTGCTTTGAATATTTGCATGACTTCTGTTAATTGAGTTTGTACAAATGGATGCTGATACGCACCTAACACAGCTAACAGCATCATAACAGGCACTACAATTTTTAGCAGTACGTGTACTTTTGATTTGAAGGTTACGAATAATAAGGTTAGTGGTAATATGATTGCTATAGTGATCAGTCCACCGGTAGATTTTGAACCTACTAATGCGAGCAGATTAAGCACTGCTATTACAACAAAAAGTACACGCATGCTCCACTTTTGTGTATAGGTCATGCAATATGCAATTAATGGTATAATCACAGAAACTAGCGAACCAATATAGTTTTGATTGTATAGTGTGCTGTATACTGTGCGTTCTGAAAAAGGAAATCTTAAGCTTTGTCCCATCGCTTTGTAATTCGACCCTAATATCAGCTGCTTCCCGAATTCCGTTTGATATAAGTCAAAACCGAACATTTGGAACACACCAATCACTGCTATTACTCCAGAACTTAACACCATGCTTTTGATTAGGGTGTAGGCGTGGTCTTTTGTACTTGCAAAGGTATATACGGCATAGGATGTCATACAGTACGACAACCACGATAGTGTACCTTCGTACCTGTCTAGATACCCAACTAACGCTACGTCTTTGTTTTCTGAGAAGATAAACGACAGTATGATTGAACCTGCAAAAGCTAGTAGTGTGCCGGTAAATAAATTTAGTTTATAGCCGATTTGGTGTTTACGTCTAAAGTAGAGTGCACCGATAAAGAAAATCACCGCCCCTATTTGCAGCCATACGGCTTTGAAGTAGGCGAAAAAATCTACGGCATTGACAATGCCGTAGTAAGGTTGCATGGCTTTTGGTACTTCTACTATTTTGCCAAAGACGAATAGCGGTAAAATGAATATCCAGACCGCAATTATTTTTATCCAGATGTCTCTTGTGGCTTCCATTTTCTTATTTGTTTTGATCGTCGTGTTCTTTTTTTTGCTCATAGTATCGTCCTCACAATAAAGTGTCGTAGTCAATGTGAATTACAGCCTTATCTATTGTAACATGCGAGGACTATAATACCAACTCAATATACTAATTTATAACATTAATGTTAATAGGACTGGTCGCATCGATTCCCTCTTTAGATACTATGATTTTTGCTGTTGCCGTTGAAATCGCTTGGGTGACAACCTCGTCTGCTTTTGGTGAGTAGGTACTTACATTCAGTGTGATGACACCGCTATTCACAACTACGTCATTGATCACGACCGAATAGCCACCTGTAGAGTGCGGTCCCCATGTTAGTGTGATTTGGTAGTCGCTGTCGCTTATTGATTCGAGTTTGGTTTTGAATTTTGAAAGATCTGTTGTTGTTTCTTTGTTTACTAATGATGCTTTGATATGTCTATACATAATCACCATCCCCTCCGCTCTTGTGAGTGTCTTTTTAGGCATGAAATCGCCGTTTAGGCCGCCTTTTACAAGACCTAGTTCTGTAGCCCAGTAAACCGCTGTCACGTAACTGGAGTCGATTTTATCTTCATCACGGTACACAATTTTATCGGTCCATGTAATATTCTTATTTTCTGCCTGCTCGTAAAGCATTTGCATCGCTTGTTCTCTTGTAATGATCTTGTCTTGCCAAGCCGTTTCTTTGTTAAACTGCATCATACGATCAATCATGATCTGCCATTCTGCATATTTTAAGTCTTGATCAGGTGCTATCTTTGTTTCACTAACACCGCTTATTATTTTGTTGCTCACCAAGTACTCAATTTCAGTTTTTGCCCAGTGATTATCGATGTCTGTAAATTTTTCAATTGGTGATGCGTATACATTCATGATCACCATGATGATTACTAAAAGTAGACTTATCGTTCTTTTCATTTTATTAGCCTCTTTTCGATATGATTTGATTTGATTTGGTTTGGTTTGGTTTGAGAGTTGATATTATTAAAACCACACTAAGGGTTCTTTTTATGCAACTCTTTTGCTACATTGTCCTTTATCATTTGATGCTGGCTGGTACTTTTCATTTGAACATGTATTTTTAAGGCGCTGCGCTTTAACTGCAAGAAAAGCTAAGATATAGGATAAAAGGTTTGCCTTACATTTGGAGCGTAGCGTCTTAAAGGGATGTTTTTTTGAAAAGTCCTGTTTGGGTTACTGGTTAACCTTGATAATGTACAGAAAGTGTTGCTATACATTATTTCTTAGTGTGGTTTTATAGATGGATCCTCTCTTTACCTCTTTGATTTTGAGTTTGAGGAGCAGTGAATATTGGAAAACCACACTAAGGGTTCTTTTTATGCAACTCTTTTGTTACATGTTCTTTGGTCATTTGGTGCTGGCTGGTACTTTTCATTTGTACATGTATTTTTAAGGCGCTGCGCTTTAACTGCAAGAAAAGCTAAGATATAGGATAAAAGGTTTGCCTTGCATTTGGAGCGTAGCGTCTTAAAGGGATGTTTTTTTGAAAAGTCCTGTTTGGGTTACTGGTTAACCTTGATAATGTACAGAAAGTGTTGCTATACATTATTTCTTAGTGTGGTTTTATAGATGGATCCTCTCTTTACCTCTTTGATGTTGAGTTTGAGGAGCAGTGAATATTGGAAAACCACACTAAGGGTTCTTTTTATGCAACTCTTTTGTTACATGGTGTTTGATCATTTGGTGCTGGCTGGTACTTTTCATCTGTACATGTATTTCTAAGGCGCTGCGCTTTAACTGCAAGAAAAGCTAAGATATAGGATAAAAGGTTTGCCTTGCATTTGGAGCGTAGCGTCTTAAAGGGATGTTTTTTTGAAAAGTCCTGTTTGGGTTACTGGTTAACCTTGATAATGTACAGAAAGTGTTGCTATACATTATTTCTTAGTGTGGTTTTATAGATGGATCCTCTCTTTACCTCTTTGATTTTGAGTTTGAGGAGCAGTGCATATTGGAAAACCACACTAAGGGTTCTTTTTATACAACTCTTTTGTTACATGTTCTTTGGTCATTTGATACTGGCTGGTACTTTTAATCTGTACATGTATTTCTAAGGCGCTGCGCTTTAACTGCAAGAAAAGCTAAGATATAGGATAAAAGGTTTGCCTTGCATTTGGAGCGTAGCGTCTTAAAGGGATGTTTTTTTGAAAAGTCCTGTTTGGGTTACTGGTTAACCTTGATAATGTACAGAAAGTGTTGCTATACATTATTTCTTAGTGTGGTTTTATAGATAGCTCTTAATCCTAAAACTTAAGGCGGGGAATATTCCCCGCCTTTCATTTTTTAATAACGCGTGCTTATTTCGATTTAGAAATCGCCAAGTAGGTCAAGTAGTCTGTAAATCATTACAGCTGTTTGAGCTCTTGTTGCGTTTGCTTGTGGTGCGAAGTTGCCGTTCGAACCTTGGATGATACCCGCTTTAGAAGCGAAGTCAACCGCATCAGTAGCCCAAGTCGATACTGTAGCAGCGTCACCGAATGATGTGCCTGTTCCAGTTTCTACTGTAGCGCCTGTTGCTTCAAGTGCTCTTACGATCATTACTGCCATTTGCTCTCTGTTGATGTTTTCTTTTGGATTGAATTTGCCGTTAGATCCACTTA
Proteins encoded in this region:
- a CDS encoding winged helix-turn-helix transcriptional regulator; the encoded protein is MEEYEINMLQVISDHDYISQRAISNEVGMSLGNVNILIKKFIKTGIVMTEKLDGNKVRYMLTPKGFTYLSKKTLKFIARSYKAVLKIQSHMLDVITSNYTKDELVLLKGEQDEIAEILVQLLKTSGYKYKWIDHEADKYLQWNDPAGNGVFLLKDMSILLE
- a CDS encoding O-antigen ligase family protein, which encodes MSKKKNTTIKTNKKMEATRDIWIKIIAVWIFILPLFVFGKIVEVPKAMQPYYGIVNAVDFFAYFKAVWLQIGAVIFFIGALYFRRKHQIGYKLNLFTGTLLAFAGSIILSFIFSENKDVALVGYLDRYEGTLSWLSYCMTSYAVYTFASTKDHAYTLIKSMVLSSGVIAVIGVFQMFGFDLYQTEFGKQLILGSNYKAMGQSLRFPFSERTVYSTLYNQNYIGSLVSVIIPLIAYCMTYTQKWSMRVLFVVIAVLNLLALVGSKSTGGLITIAIILPLTLLFVTFKSKVHVLLKIVVPVMMLLAVLGAYQHPFVQTQLTEVMQIFKAETPEESRFDSIKMQSNAMVITMKDGTVVKLQPDGKQILVFDSSDNEVESKIAKNYIYYDIPESTTKLRIALFIETYKVQVISYNEDKTTAQRLYFDYQSDYDLFTVNYAAINNSDLMVDKLDLFKNESSFTKRGFIWNRTIPMIQKKSLLGYGADTFALNYPQIDLFGKTNGVMGYDTIVDKVHNTGLSVLINFGLLGLISLSIVIIISIIKSHPLLSTAIIGFIIVGIVNDSIIAITTLISIITALHHTPKQKTYG
- a CDS encoding S-layer homology domain-containing protein, producing MKRTISLLLVIIMVIMNVYASPIEKFTDIDNHWAKTEIEYLVSNKIISGVSETKIAPDQDLKYAEWQIMIDRMMQFNKETAWQDKIITREQAMQMLYEQAENKNITWTDKIVYRDEDKIDSSYVTAVYWATELGLVKGGLNGDFMPKKTLTRAEGMVIMYRHIKASLVNKETTTDLSKFKTKLESISDSDYQITLTWGPHSTGGYSVVINDVVVNSGVITLNVSTYSPKADEVVTQAISTATAKIIVSKEGIDATSPININVIN